The Aneurinibacillus migulanus genome contains the following window.
TTAGTTGAAAGGAAGAGAAAAATGAATTCACTGCTAAAACAATTGAACCATACGATTAAACAGGAAAATGATTATGTTTATTCAATGCTTTCTTCTCTAGGAAAAGCGATTTATTTTCCTAAGGAAGGGATACTTAGCCAATCCGCAGAAGCAAAGACCAAGGCGAAAAAATTCAACGCGACGATTGGAATTGCAACAGAAAACGGTCAACCCATGCATTTGCAACTCATTCAAGAAACACTATCTGCCTACGATCCAAAGGACCTATATGAATATGCCCCTCCAGCAGGGAAACCTGAGTTGCGCTCGGTTTGGCGAAAAAAAATTGTAGCTGAAACACCTTCTCTTGAAGGAAAGACTTTTAGTAATCCCATCGTCACCAATGCACTTACGCATGGTTTGAGTATTGCAGCCGATTTATTTGTAGACTCGAATGATGTCATTATTGTTCCGGACAAAAACTGGGAGAATTATGAGATCACTTTTGGTATCCGCCGAGGAGCAAAATTAGTGAATTATCCGCTCTACAACTCAGTTGGCAAATTTAACGCCGCTGGTCTTAAAGACGCTATATTAGCTCAAAAGGATAGCGGGAAAGCCGTTGTACTATTGAACTTCCCGAATAATCCTACCGGTTACACCCCAGGAACAGAAGAAGGGGAGGAAATTGTCACTGCTATATTGGAAGGTGCAAAAGCAGGTATCAATGTTGTTGTTCTAATAGATGATGCTTACTACGGATTATTTTTCGAGGACTCAATTCGTGAGTCACTGTTTGGAAAATTAGCTAATATACATCCTCGAGTATTAGCTGTTAAGATTGATGGTGCAACCAAAGAAGAATACGTATGGGGGTTTCGCGTAGGCTTTATCACATTTGCTGCTCAAAGCGAGCCGTTACTTCTCGCATTGGAACAAAAAGCAATGGGAATCATTCGAGCTACAATATCAAGCGGGCCACATCCATCACAAACCTTTGTTTTAAAAGCCCTTCAATCTTCAGAATACACGACTCAAAAGCATGAAAAATATGAGATCATGAAAAATCGTGCCAATCGAGTCAAACAAATTCTTGATTCGGGTAAATACAATGATGCTTGGGATTACTATCCGTTCAATTCCGGCTACTTTATGTGTCTGAAGCTTAAAACGGTTGATGCAGAGACGTTACGCATTCATCTTCTTGAAAAATACGGTGTAGGGACGATTGCTTTAGGCGTAACGGACCTGCGTGTAGCATTTTCTTGTGTTGAAGAAACGGATCTCGAAGAATTGTTTGAAAACATTTACCAAGGCGTTAAGGATATCGCAACAATCTAACAAAAAACGTGGAGCTCGTTCACT
Protein-coding sequences here:
- a CDS encoding aminotransferase class I/II-fold pyridoxal phosphate-dependent enzyme gives rise to the protein MNSLLKQLNHTIKQENDYVYSMLSSLGKAIYFPKEGILSQSAEAKTKAKKFNATIGIATENGQPMHLQLIQETLSAYDPKDLYEYAPPAGKPELRSVWRKKIVAETPSLEGKTFSNPIVTNALTHGLSIAADLFVDSNDVIIVPDKNWENYEITFGIRRGAKLVNYPLYNSVGKFNAAGLKDAILAQKDSGKAVVLLNFPNNPTGYTPGTEEGEEIVTAILEGAKAGINVVVLIDDAYYGLFFEDSIRESLFGKLANIHPRVLAVKIDGATKEEYVWGFRVGFITFAAQSEPLLLALEQKAMGIIRATISSGPHPSQTFVLKALQSSEYTTQKHEKYEIMKNRANRVKQILDSGKYNDAWDYYPFNSGYFMCLKLKTVDAETLRIHLLEKYGVGTIALGVTDLRVAFSCVEETDLEELFENIYQGVKDIATI